Proteins encoded by one window of Cupriavidus sp. EM10:
- a CDS encoding SurA N-terminal domain-containing protein, protein MLDFVRNNRRLMLLLLLVLVFPSFVFFGVESYSRFMDSSHDAAKVDGRAITVQEVDNVVRDQTERMRQMLGNNYDPRMFEGAAARQSVLDQLILQRVVADATARKNLTVSNEQLRQAIEAIPAIAQLRGPDGKFDEKAYIQLLAQQGMTPEQLDARMRFELATQQLGGAVGTTAFVPKSLLDRLIAIRDQQRDVQALVIKPADFTSKVTPDAAALKAYYEAHLSAYTTPEQAKVEYVVLSGDAMAASQAVTPEELKSYYDSNAQRFRTEEQRRASHILITVPKDAKDADRKAAKDKAEKLLEDVRKHPETFADVAKKNSQDPGSAEKGGDLGFMGRGALVKPFEDAMYALKDGQISDLVETDYGYHIIKLTGIKPAATQPLDEVRPELEAELKKQLAAKKYAEQADAFGNTVYEQSDSLKPAADKFKLAIQTADNVTRQPNPALGKDNPLNNDKVLKALFSDDAIKNKRNTEAVQVGPTTLVAARIVDYRPATARKFEDVEAQVRQAYVAQQAAELARKDGEAKLEALKKADNASGFGPMVTVSRAKADNLSPKAVDAIMRADATKLPSVVGVDLGADGYAIYRITKVGTPPEANAAQRQADAQQLSQLAGQTELAAYYEALKAQAKVKILHPAKAEDQAPASEAAAH, encoded by the coding sequence ATGCTTGATTTCGTACGCAACAACCGGCGCCTGATGCTTTTGCTGCTGCTGGTGCTTGTCTTCCCGTCGTTCGTGTTCTTCGGTGTCGAGAGCTACTCGCGCTTCATGGACAGCTCGCACGATGCCGCCAAGGTCGATGGCCGTGCCATCACCGTGCAGGAAGTCGACAACGTGGTGCGTGATCAGACCGAGCGCATGCGCCAGATGCTTGGCAACAACTACGACCCGCGCATGTTCGAAGGCGCGGCGGCGCGCCAGTCGGTGCTGGACCAGTTGATCCTGCAGCGCGTGGTGGCAGACGCCACGGCCAGGAAGAACCTGACCGTTTCCAACGAGCAACTGCGCCAGGCCATCGAAGCCATTCCGGCGATTGCCCAGCTGCGCGGCCCGGACGGCAAGTTCGACGAGAAAGCCTATATCCAGTTGCTGGCCCAGCAGGGCATGACGCCCGAACAGCTCGATGCCCGCATGCGCTTCGAACTGGCCACGCAGCAACTCGGTGGTGCCGTGGGCACGACCGCGTTCGTGCCGAAGTCGCTGCTCGACCGCCTGATCGCCATTCGCGACCAGCAGCGCGACGTGCAGGCCCTGGTCATCAAGCCGGCTGATTTCACGTCGAAGGTCACGCCCGACGCGGCCGCGCTGAAGGCTTACTACGAGGCTCATCTGTCGGCCTACACCACGCCCGAGCAGGCCAAGGTGGAGTATGTGGTGCTGTCGGGCGATGCCATGGCGGCCAGCCAGGCCGTGACGCCCGAGGAACTCAAGTCCTACTACGACAGCAACGCACAACGTTTCCGCACGGAAGAGCAGCGCCGCGCCAGCCATATCCTGATTACCGTGCCGAAGGATGCCAAGGACGCCGATCGCAAGGCGGCCAAGGACAAGGCAGAGAAGCTGCTCGAGGACGTGCGCAAGCATCCCGAGACGTTTGCCGACGTGGCGAAGAAGAACTCGCAGGATCCGGGTTCGGCGGAGAAGGGCGGCGACCTCGGGTTCATGGGTCGCGGCGCGCTGGTCAAGCCGTTCGAGGACGCCATGTACGCACTCAAGGACGGCCAGATCAGCGATCTGGTGGAAACCGACTACGGCTATCACATCATCAAGCTGACCGGCATCAAGCCCGCTGCAACGCAGCCGCTGGATGAAGTACGCCCTGAACTCGAAGCCGAGCTCAAGAAGCAACTGGCGGCCAAGAAGTATGCGGAGCAGGCAGATGCATTCGGCAACACCGTCTACGAGCAGTCCGACAGCCTGAAGCCGGCCGCCGACAAGTTCAAGCTGGCGATCCAGACCGCCGACAACGTCACGCGTCAGCCGAACCCGGCGTTGGGCAAGGACAATCCGCTGAACAACGACAAGGTGCTCAAGGCCCTGTTCAGCGACGACGCGATCAAGAACAAGCGCAATACCGAGGCCGTGCAGGTCGGCCCGACGACGCTGGTGGCAGCGCGCATCGTCGACTACCGCCCGGCCACGGCGCGCAAGTTCGAGGACGTGGAAGCCCAGGTGCGCCAGGCCTACGTCGCGCAGCAGGCTGCCGAACTGGCCCGCAAGGATGGCGAAGCCAAACTGGAAGCGCTGAAGAAGGCCGACAACGCCAGCGGCTTTGGTCCGATGGTGACCGTGTCGCGCGCCAAGGCCGACAACCTGTCGCCGAAGGCCGTGGACGCCATCATGCGTGCCGATGCCACGAAGCTGCCGTCGGTGGTGGGCGTGGACCTGGGTGCGGATGGCTACGCGATCTATCGCATCACCAAGGTCGGCACGCCGCCGGAAGCCAACGCCGCACAGCGTCAGGCCGATGCGCAGCAGTTGAGCCAGCTGGCCGGCCAGACCGAACTGGCGGCCTACTATGAAGCACTGAAGGCCCAGGCCAAGGTCAAGATCCTGCATCCGGCCAAGGCCGAGGATCAGGCTCCGGCCAGCGAGGCCGCCGCGCACTGA
- a CDS encoding arylesterase, whose protein sequence is MAQTAATASAGPALLVLGDSLSAEYGIARGTGWASLLQERLRRERFDYSVVNASISGETTVGGKTRLPDLLKRHKPAIVIVELGANDALRGLSLSSTEANLRSIIGDAQKAGAQVVLVGMRIPPNYGADYTERFFGLFPKLAGEYRTQLVPFLLDKVVARPEWFQEDRIHPTSAAQATLLDTVWPGLKPLLKAPAKRR, encoded by the coding sequence ATGGCTCAGACTGCGGCCACCGCATCGGCCGGGCCTGCGCTACTGGTGCTGGGCGACAGCCTGTCGGCCGAATATGGCATCGCGCGCGGAACAGGCTGGGCCAGCCTGCTTCAGGAACGCCTGCGCCGCGAGCGGTTCGATTATAGCGTCGTGAATGCCAGCATCAGCGGCGAAACCACGGTCGGCGGCAAGACCCGCCTGCCGGACCTGCTCAAGCGGCACAAGCCGGCCATCGTCATCGTGGAACTGGGCGCCAACGACGCGCTGCGCGGCCTGTCGCTGTCGTCGACCGAGGCCAACCTGCGCAGCATCATCGGCGACGCCCAGAAGGCTGGCGCCCAGGTCGTGCTGGTCGGCATGCGCATCCCGCCGAACTACGGCGCCGACTACACCGAACGGTTCTTTGGCCTCTTTCCGAAGCTGGCCGGGGAATACCGGACGCAACTGGTGCCGTTCCTGCTGGACAAGGTCGTGGCACGCCCCGAGTGGTTCCAGGAGGATCGTATCCATCCGACCTCCGCCGCGCAGGCAACGCTGCTGGACACGGTCTGGCCGGGCCTGAAGCCGTTGCTGAAGGCGCCGGCCAAGCGCCGCTGA
- a CDS encoding ABC transporter ATP-binding protein, which translates to MSSSILAVESLGKTVADTTGSLTILHDVTFSVTAGETLAIVGASGSGKSTLLGLLAGLDLPSTGAVNLHGQDIFKLDEDQRAALRGRHVGFVFQSFQLVGHLTALENVMLPLELRGETARVRERATEMLERVGLGKRLSHYPRTLSGGEQQRVALARAFVARPDILFADEPTGSLDTATGEAVIALMFELNRDAGSTLVLVTHDRSVAARCGRILTIEAGRVASDELMGTEI; encoded by the coding sequence ATGTCCTCTTCCATTCTTGCTGTCGAGTCACTCGGAAAGACCGTAGCCGACACGACGGGTTCGCTGACGATTCTGCATGACGTCACGTTTTCCGTCACGGCCGGCGAAACGCTGGCCATCGTCGGTGCCTCGGGATCGGGCAAATCCACGCTGCTGGGCCTGCTGGCCGGGCTCGACCTGCCCAGCACTGGCGCGGTCAATCTGCACGGACAGGATATCTTCAAGCTCGACGAAGACCAGCGCGCCGCGCTGCGTGGGCGCCATGTCGGCTTTGTGTTCCAGTCGTTCCAGCTCGTCGGGCACCTGACCGCGCTGGAGAACGTGATGCTGCCGCTGGAGCTGCGTGGCGAAACCGCGCGCGTACGCGAGCGTGCCACGGAAATGCTGGAGCGGGTGGGATTGGGCAAGCGCCTGTCGCACTATCCGCGCACGCTGTCGGGCGGCGAGCAGCAGCGCGTGGCGCTGGCCCGGGCCTTCGTGGCGCGCCCGGACATCCTGTTTGCCGACGAGCCGACCGGCAGCCTGGACACCGCCACCGGCGAAGCGGTGATCGCGCTGATGTTCGAACTCAATCGCGATGCGGGCTCCACGCTGGTGCTGGTGACCCACGACCGCTCGGTAGCCGCGCGCTGCGGCCGCATCCTGACAATCGAGGCCGGCCGTGTGGCCAGCGACGAGCTGATGGGTACAGAAATCTAG
- a CDS encoding DMT family transporter has product MTQAAALTDDGDSGQSGQSGDSGNNGDDARRRLLTGIALLVIGQWILSLLDATGKTLTQQGLPVVAVAWVRYLGHVVAIFLLIGPARWQRQSRPTAPRLQWLRGALMLASTLVFFSVLKLMPLATATALNFCAPLIVVALSPWLLGERPGLHARWTRWIGVGIGFAGMLVVVRPGGELDALGVGLGLLSALLFAGLQMLTRRIAAHDAPMTTLIQSGVTGAALTTLLVPFFWFEAMPTLAQAALLLSAGLTGSLGHYFVIRAFQYADASFLSPFLYLQIFSATVVGYFAFGHLPDWTTALGIAVICAGGLCVAGGEPLLRRVAARLRR; this is encoded by the coding sequence ATGACGCAGGCGGCGGCACTCACCGACGATGGCGACAGCGGCCAGAGCGGTCAGAGTGGGGACAGTGGCAACAACGGCGACGACGCGCGGCGCCGTCTGCTGACCGGCATCGCCCTGCTCGTCATCGGGCAATGGATCCTGAGCCTGCTCGACGCCACGGGCAAGACGCTGACCCAGCAAGGCCTGCCCGTGGTGGCGGTGGCCTGGGTGCGTTACCTGGGGCACGTGGTGGCCATCTTCCTGTTGATCGGCCCGGCGCGCTGGCAACGCCAGTCGCGGCCCACCGCACCGCGTCTGCAATGGCTGCGCGGCGCGCTGATGCTGGCCTCCACGCTGGTGTTCTTCAGCGTGCTGAAGCTGATGCCGCTGGCCACCGCCACCGCGCTGAACTTCTGTGCGCCGCTGATCGTCGTGGCGCTGTCGCCCTGGCTGCTGGGCGAGCGCCCTGGCCTGCACGCGCGCTGGACGCGCTGGATTGGCGTCGGCATCGGCTTCGCGGGCATGCTGGTCGTAGTCCGCCCGGGCGGCGAACTCGATGCCCTTGGCGTGGGGCTGGGCCTGCTGTCGGCGCTGCTGTTTGCCGGCCTGCAGATGCTGACGCGCCGCATCGCCGCGCATGACGCGCCCATGACCACGCTGATCCAGAGCGGCGTGACAGGTGCCGCGCTGACCACGCTGCTGGTGCCGTTCTTCTGGTTCGAGGCCATGCCGACGCTGGCGCAGGCCGCGCTCCTGCTGTCGGCCGGGTTGACCGGGTCTCTTGGACACTACTTTGTGATCCGCGCATTCCAGTACGCCGACGCGTCGTTCCTGAGCCCGTTCCTGTACCTGCAGATCTTCTCGGCCACCGTGGTCGGATACTTCGCGTTCGGCCACCTGCCGGACTGGACCACCGCCCTGGGCATCGCCGTGATCTGCGCGGGTGGACTCTGCGTGGCAGGCGGCGAACCCCTGCTGCGTCGGGTGGCCGCACGGCTGCGGCGCTAA
- a CDS encoding NAD(P)H-hydrate dehydratase: MNTDVPSSSAPASPADTGAAPGWIPLDAAADEPTPLYDIAAIRRIEQAGLDATPPFTLMSRAGAAAADWIHQHVPNGRILFLAGRGNNGGDALVAATRLHQSGRLVEAWLIAEADQLPADAARAWFDARTAGVPLLAMHPDPDAALPPWPTGCVAVVDGLLGIGLNRAAGGDVARWIAHLNASHLPVYALDIPSGLFADTGAGQPAVRARRTLTFLAAKPGLLTLDGRDCAGAIDIAPLGLDYPPAERPVAIVNQPGAFSHALPRREHASNKGRFGSLAVIGGNHGMTGAPLLGARAALHLGAGRVHVGFLAQPAPAIDPIHPELMLHPAAELSLDAMSAFVAGPGMGSGTAARKQLAQLIDFCANARPPLPLVLDADALNLLAADETLRQSLIDSGLDYVMTPHPLEAARLLGSTVADVQRDRLAAAHALARRWQATVVLKGSGTVIASHEDAPATVNPTGNAGLSTAGTGDVLAGMIGALLAQGMPTLAAARAAVWIHGRAADRLVEAGTGPAGLTASELYLPARAIFNVLLQGGAA; encoded by the coding sequence ATGAATACCGACGTCCCTTCTTCTTCCGCTCCGGCATCCCCGGCCGACACCGGTGCCGCGCCCGGCTGGATCCCGCTCGACGCCGCCGCCGACGAGCCGACCCCGCTCTACGACATAGCCGCCATCCGCCGCATCGAGCAGGCGGGCCTGGATGCCACGCCGCCATTCACGCTGATGTCGCGCGCCGGCGCGGCGGCGGCTGACTGGATCCATCAACATGTGCCGAATGGCCGCATCCTCTTCCTGGCGGGCCGTGGCAACAATGGCGGCGATGCCCTGGTGGCCGCCACGCGCCTGCACCAGTCCGGCCGGCTGGTCGAAGCGTGGCTGATCGCCGAAGCGGACCAACTGCCGGCCGATGCCGCGCGCGCCTGGTTTGACGCCCGCACTGCCGGCGTGCCGCTGCTGGCGATGCACCCGGACCCCGACGCAGCCTTGCCGCCCTGGCCCACCGGCTGCGTCGCCGTCGTCGACGGTTTGCTGGGCATCGGCCTGAACCGGGCCGCCGGTGGCGACGTGGCGCGCTGGATCGCCCACCTCAATGCCTCCCACCTGCCGGTGTATGCGCTCGATATCCCGAGCGGCCTGTTTGCCGATACGGGCGCCGGCCAGCCGGCCGTCCGGGCGCGCCGCACACTGACCTTCCTGGCCGCCAAGCCAGGCCTGCTCACGCTGGATGGCCGCGACTGCGCCGGCGCCATCGATATCGCCCCGCTTGGCCTGGACTATCCGCCCGCGGAGCGGCCGGTGGCCATCGTCAACCAGCCTGGCGCGTTCTCGCATGCCCTGCCGCGCCGCGAGCATGCATCCAACAAGGGCCGTTTCGGCAGCCTTGCCGTCATCGGCGGCAACCACGGCATGACGGGCGCGCCGCTGCTGGGCGCCCGCGCGGCGCTGCATCTCGGTGCGGGTCGCGTGCACGTGGGCTTCCTGGCCCAGCCCGCGCCGGCCATCGACCCAATACATCCGGAACTGATGCTGCATCCGGCGGCCGAGCTCTCGCTCGATGCGATGTCGGCCTTCGTGGCGGGTCCCGGCATGGGCAGCGGCACCGCGGCGCGCAAGCAGCTGGCGCAGTTGATCGACTTCTGCGCAAATGCTCGGCCCCCGTTGCCACTCGTGCTGGACGCAGACGCCCTGAACCTGCTGGCCGCAGATGAGACGCTGCGCCAGTCGCTGATCGATAGCGGTCTGGACTATGTAATGACACCGCACCCGCTGGAAGCGGCGCGGCTGCTCGGCAGCACCGTGGCAGACGTGCAGCGCGACCGCCTGGCCGCGGCTCATGCGCTGGCCCGGCGCTGGCAGGCCACTGTCGTGCTGAAGGGTTCGGGCACGGTGATTGCCTCGCATGAAGATGCCCCGGCCACCGTCAATCCCACGGGCAACGCGGGCCTGTCCACGGCAGGAACCGGCGATGTACTGGCCGGCATGATTGGCGCGCTGCTGGCGCAAGGCATGCCGACGCTGGCAGCGGCACGCGCGGCGGTGTGGATCCATGGGCGCGCAGCCGATCGGCTGGTGGAAGCAGGCACGGGGCCAGCGGGCCTGACGGCGAGCGAACTCTACCTGCCCGCGCGGGCCATCTTCAACGTGCTGCTGCAAGGCGGCGCGGCATGA
- a CDS encoding D-amino acid dehydrogenase, with protein MHVIVIGAGAIGVCSAWYLRQAGFTVTVLDRRGAAAQEASFGNAGVIAPGYVTPWAAPGMPAKVLRALLHRESPVLFRPSVDPAMWRWIGRWLRECDDERYRTNKLRMQRVAFYSRQCLHQLRDELEIDYEQSRGYLQLFRTQKDLELAAPALALLRENNVPHQLVDAAGCRQIEPGLADDTPLAGGLHLPEDESGNCPMFVRRLHQHAEAAGVQFRFQTDVARLRTGQAGSISVELAPVQRGAAPETLQADRVLVAAGVGSARLLRPLGLRVPIYPVKGYSATVMVRDELQAPLGALMDESFKVAITRMGNRLRVAGTAELGSRRLDLRPAALNTLIKVARDWFPVAGHYQEATLWAGARPMLPDGPPLIGATRVPGLFLNLGHGSTGWAMSCGSGKIAADQIAASAGQGPGPAIDMEGLTPARYRLAPA; from the coding sequence ATGCACGTCATTGTCATCGGCGCCGGCGCCATCGGCGTCTGCTCGGCCTGGTATCTGCGCCAGGCCGGCTTCACCGTCACCGTGCTGGACCGGCGTGGCGCGGCGGCCCAGGAAGCCAGCTTCGGCAATGCCGGCGTGATCGCACCGGGCTACGTCACCCCGTGGGCCGCGCCCGGCATGCCGGCCAAGGTGCTGCGGGCGCTGCTCCACCGGGAGTCTCCCGTGCTGTTCCGGCCCAGCGTGGACCCGGCGATGTGGCGCTGGATCGGCCGGTGGCTGCGCGAATGCGACGACGAACGCTATCGCACCAACAAGCTGCGCATGCAGCGCGTGGCGTTCTACAGCCGCCAGTGCCTGCACCAGCTGCGCGACGAACTTGAGATCGACTACGAGCAGTCGCGCGGCTATCTCCAGTTGTTCCGCACGCAGAAGGACCTGGAACTGGCCGCGCCGGCGCTTGCGCTGCTACGCGAGAACAACGTGCCGCATCAGTTGGTGGATGCGGCGGGCTGCCGCCAGATCGAACCCGGGCTGGCCGACGATACCCCGCTGGCGGGCGGCCTGCACCTGCCCGAGGACGAATCGGGCAATTGCCCCATGTTCGTGCGCCGGCTGCACCAGCACGCCGAGGCCGCTGGTGTGCAATTCCGTTTCCAGACCGACGTGGCGCGGCTGCGCACCGGCCAGGCGGGGAGCATTTCGGTCGAACTGGCCCCGGTCCAGCGCGGCGCCGCGCCGGAAACCCTCCAGGCCGACCGCGTGCTGGTGGCCGCCGGCGTGGGCAGTGCCCGCCTGTTGCGTCCGCTTGGGCTGCGTGTGCCGATCTATCCGGTCAAGGGCTATTCGGCCACGGTCATGGTGCGCGATGAACTGCAGGCGCCGCTCGGCGCACTGATGGACGAATCGTTCAAGGTGGCCATCACGCGCATGGGCAACCGGCTGCGCGTGGCCGGCACGGCCGAACTCGGGTCGCGCCGGCTGGACTTGCGCCCGGCCGCGCTGAACACGCTGATCAAGGTGGCACGCGACTGGTTCCCGGTGGCCGGCCACTATCAGGAAGCCACGCTATGGGCCGGTGCCCGGCCGATGCTGCCCGATGGGCCGCCGCTGATCGGCGCCACACGCGTGCCGGGGCTGTTCCTGAACCTCGGGCACGGCTCCACGGGCTGGGCGATGAGCTGCGGATCGGGCAAAATTGCCGCAGACCAGATTGCAGCCAGCGCCGGCCAGGGCCCTGGGCCCGCCATCGACATGGAGGGGCTGACTCCGGCCCGCTACCGGCTGGCGCCCGCGTGA
- a CDS encoding TRAP transporter large permease, with product MSTVLVALVLLLVMIVFLAIGAWIPVAIAVTSWVGLVIFSDHDALVNLANSWWSSSASYTLASLPLFVWMGEILFRTKLSEQMFNGLSPWLNWLPGRLMHVNILGCGIFGSVSGSSAATCATIAKSALPELTRRGYDERVTLGSLSCAGTLGILIPPSITMVVYAVSADVSIIRVFLAGFLPGLLLMLLFSGYIVVWALMNPHRTPPAETFGWGARLASIRQLMPCIILIAFITWIMMAGYSTATEAAAYGVVASLGLAWAGGSLTRKAFWESLMSATRLTAMIMFVLGATSFLSVTMSFTGIPRALAEWVAALHLSPWALIAVLTVIYILLGTALDGISMIALTTATVLPMVQAAGFDLVWFGIFIVLLVEIAEVTPPVGFNLFVLQSMTGKDSNYIARVSLPFFMMMVVAIGIITVWPTVVTWLPDVVMAKELK from the coding sequence ATGAGCACCGTACTCGTTGCACTGGTTCTGCTGCTGGTCATGATCGTCTTCCTGGCCATCGGCGCCTGGATTCCGGTAGCCATTGCCGTCACGTCGTGGGTGGGCCTGGTGATCTTCTCCGACCACGACGCGCTGGTAAACCTGGCCAACTCGTGGTGGTCGTCCAGCGCGTCGTACACGCTGGCGTCGCTGCCGCTGTTCGTGTGGATGGGCGAGATCCTGTTCCGCACCAAGCTGTCCGAGCAGATGTTCAACGGCCTGTCGCCGTGGCTGAACTGGCTGCCCGGGCGGCTCATGCACGTCAATATCCTGGGGTGCGGCATCTTCGGATCGGTCTCGGGTTCATCGGCCGCCACGTGCGCCACGATCGCCAAGTCGGCCCTGCCCGAGCTGACGCGGCGCGGCTACGACGAACGCGTGACGCTGGGGTCGTTGTCGTGCGCGGGCACGCTGGGCATCCTGATTCCGCCGTCGATCACGATGGTGGTGTACGCGGTCTCGGCCGATGTATCGATCATCCGCGTGTTCCTGGCCGGATTCCTGCCGGGGCTGCTGCTGATGCTGCTGTTCTCCGGCTATATCGTGGTCTGGGCGCTGATGAACCCGCACCGCACCCCACCGGCCGAGACCTTCGGCTGGGGCGCGCGCCTGGCGTCGATCCGGCAGCTGATGCCCTGCATCATCCTGATCGCGTTCATCACGTGGATCATGATGGCCGGCTACTCCACCGCCACCGAGGCGGCCGCCTATGGCGTGGTGGCGTCGCTGGGGCTGGCCTGGGCGGGCGGATCGCTGACGCGCAAGGCGTTCTGGGAAAGCCTGATGTCGGCCACCCGGCTGACCGCGATGATCATGTTCGTGCTGGGCGCCACGTCGTTCCTGTCGGTCACCATGAGCTTCACGGGCATCCCGCGCGCGCTGGCCGAATGGGTGGCGGCGCTGCACCTGTCGCCGTGGGCGCTGATAGCGGTGCTGACGGTGATCTACATCCTGCTGGGCACGGCGCTGGACGGCATCTCGATGATCGCCCTGACCACGGCCACGGTGCTGCCGATGGTGCAGGCGGCCGGGTTCGATCTGGTATGGTTTGGCATCTTCATCGTGCTGCTGGTGGAAATCGCCGAGGTCACGCCGCCCGTCGGCTTCAACCTCTTCGTGCTCCAGAGCATGACCGGCAAGGACAGCAACTATATCGCGCGCGTGTCGCTGCCGTTCTTCATGATGATGGTCGTCGCCATCGGCATCATCACGGTCTGGCCGACCGTGGTCACCTGGCTGCCCGACGTAGTGATGGCGAAGGAGCTCAAGTAG
- a CDS encoding TRAP transporter small permease subunit, giving the protein MFAALGALCILAVCIVMIAMSISRETLFVLKGGDDIVAWLCAASAFLILGQTFQHGGIVRVEMLLDAVGPRRRWPLEVVSLTICLIFAAYAAWALGTFAWQSWDINDVSQGQIVIPLWIPQSFAVLGAIGFLLAVADEWLRVVRRQKPRYQLAQEAKLAAGDFGETV; this is encoded by the coding sequence GTGTTTGCCGCCCTCGGCGCCCTCTGCATCCTGGCGGTCTGCATCGTCATGATCGCGATGTCGATCTCGCGCGAGACCCTGTTCGTGCTCAAGGGCGGCGACGACATCGTCGCCTGGCTGTGCGCGGCATCCGCCTTTCTGATCCTCGGCCAGACCTTCCAGCACGGCGGCATCGTGCGCGTGGAAATGCTGCTCGACGCCGTGGGCCCGCGCCGCCGCTGGCCGCTGGAAGTGGTGTCGCTCACGATCTGCCTGATCTTCGCCGCCTACGCCGCGTGGGCGCTTGGCACGTTTGCCTGGCAGAGTTGGGACATCAACGACGTCTCGCAAGGCCAGATCGTGATTCCGCTCTGGATTCCGCAGAGCTTTGCCGTGCTCGGCGCCATCGGCTTCCTGCTGGCCGTGGCCGACGAATGGCTGCGCGTGGTGCGCCGGCAGAAGCCGCGCTACCAACTGGCGCAGGAGGCCAAGCTGGCCGCTGGCGATTTCGGGGAGACCGTCTGA
- a CDS encoding amidase, translating to MPPHLNPSDPLESIASLHASLRAGQISRTDLIAQAAASAASPAGKAVFLHTTFDAARQVAQAADAAERAGKPLHPLAGLPVSVKDLYDVAGEVTRAASTARQDAAPATADAAVVARLRAAGAALVGRTNMTEFAFSGVGINPHFGTPVNPCDNTTPRIPGGSSSGAAVSVVLGTAVAALGSDTGGSIRIPAALCGITGYKPTARRVPLTGAFPLSYTLDTACAMARTLSDCIAVDSVIADAPVIPVIAAPTALRLAIPRQLVLDDMDEVVARAFDRAIGRLSAAGVRVEHVDMPELAELAGLNAAGGFSAPEAFSHHRDLLATQRDRYDPRVLSRIERGAAMSAADYIALHRARLDWIARMETRLAPFDAVVCPTVPMVAPPIAPLVADDALFFRTNGLLLRNTSAFNFLDGCSVSLPCHAPDELPVGLMLSHGPMRDAHLLGTALALESIVRPSRHAG from the coding sequence ATGCCCCCTCATCTCAATCCGTCCGACCCGCTTGAATCGATTGCATCGCTCCACGCCAGCCTGCGTGCCGGGCAGATATCCCGTACAGACCTGATCGCCCAGGCTGCCGCCAGTGCCGCCAGCCCCGCCGGCAAAGCGGTCTTTCTCCACACCACGTTCGATGCCGCCCGCCAGGTGGCCCAGGCCGCCGACGCCGCCGAGCGGGCCGGCAAGCCGCTGCATCCGCTGGCCGGCCTGCCCGTGTCGGTCAAGGACCTGTACGACGTGGCCGGTGAAGTCACGCGCGCCGCGTCCACAGCCCGCCAGGATGCCGCGCCGGCCACCGCGGATGCCGCCGTGGTGGCGCGGCTGCGCGCCGCCGGGGCAGCCCTGGTCGGCCGCACCAACATGACCGAATTCGCCTTTTCGGGCGTCGGTATCAATCCCCATTTCGGGACACCGGTCAATCCTTGCGACAACACCACGCCGCGCATTCCGGGTGGGTCGTCGTCGGGCGCGGCGGTTTCCGTGGTGCTGGGCACCGCCGTCGCCGCGCTGGGCAGCGACACGGGCGGATCGATCCGGATTCCGGCGGCCCTGTGCGGCATCACCGGCTACAAGCCCACGGCGCGCCGCGTGCCGCTGACCGGTGCCTTTCCGCTCTCCTACACGCTCGACACGGCCTGCGCCATGGCGCGCACGCTGTCCGACTGCATTGCCGTGGACAGTGTCATCGCCGACGCACCGGTGATCCCGGTCATCGCCGCGCCTACCGCGCTGCGGCTCGCCATCCCGCGCCAGTTGGTGCTCGATGACATGGACGAAGTGGTGGCGCGCGCCTTCGACCGGGCCATTGGGCGGCTGTCGGCGGCCGGGGTGCGTGTGGAACACGTGGACATGCCGGAGCTGGCCGAACTGGCCGGACTCAACGCCGCCGGCGGCTTCTCGGCGCCGGAAGCCTTCTCCCATCACCGCGACCTGCTGGCCACCCAGCGCGACCGCTACGATCCGCGCGTACTGAGCCGCATCGAGCGCGGCGCCGCGATGAGCGCGGCCGACTACATCGCGCTGCACCGCGCCCGGCTGGACTGGATCGCCCGCATGGAAACCCGCCTGGCGCCGTTCGACGCCGTGGTTTGCCCCACCGTGCCGATGGTGGCGCCGCCGATCGCCCCGCTGGTGGCCGACGACGCCCTGTTCTTCCGCACCAACGGCCTGCTGTTGCGCAATACGTCGGCCTTCAACTTCCTGGACGGCTGCTCGGTGTCGCTGCCGTGCCATGCGCCCGACGAGTTGCCGGTGGGCCTGATGCTGTCGCACGGCCCCATGCGCGACGCGCACCTGCTGGGCACGGCCCTTGCATTGGAATCGATCGTTCGACCGTCACGGCACGCAGGCTGA